From the Lathyrus oleraceus cultivar Zhongwan6 chromosome 4, CAAS_Psat_ZW6_1.0, whole genome shotgun sequence genome, one window contains:
- the LOC127074236 gene encoding phospholipase A1-Ibeta2, chloroplastic-like gives MKMMTNSPVPPHNLNMFQTNRTTAFTCRASSTRLHLSNLENLLKKQQAPIQTNDQTTTTTTTTTTVTEKKSKNILEGLDLSNLWSTDKKTTDEQMSPRHLKNLQRLLSKTAEYSPRNTLGSHWRQYHGCNYWKGMLDPLDENLRREVVRYGEFVQAAYHYFHTDPNTSQHDHPHARHVSLPDKFYKVTKSLYATSSIELPKWVGKSNWMSQKSSWIGYIAVCEDRREISRLGRRDIVISLRGTATWLEWAENMRAQLIETEAQNGKKPKVECGFLSLYKTKGSNVPSLAESVVEEVKRLMEVYKGETLSITVTGHSLGAALALLVADDVSTCSPHVPPVAVFSFGGPKVGNKAYGNKITAQNVKVLRIVNSQDVITRVPGMFVSEEFEQKLRSFKVGGFVADMLDEKTPLAYSHVGAELRVDTKMSPFLKPDADMACCHDLEAYLHLVDGFLASNCPFRANAKRSLARLMQDQSSNVKKLYTNKAKSMSVNIEKQKSCSSSECLPSPS, from the coding sequence ATGAAGATGATGACCAACTCCCCTGTACCACCGCACAACCTCAACATGTTCCAAACCAATCGTACCACCGCCTTCACATGCAGAGCCTCTTCCACACGGTTGCATCTCTCAAACCTCGAAAATCTTCTCAAAAAACAACAAGCACCAATCCAAACCAACGaccaaacaacaacaacaaccacaaccaCAACAACCGTAACTGAAAAGAAATCAAAGAACATTCTAGAAGGACTCGACCTATCAAACCTATGGTCTACAGACAAGAAAACAACAGACGAACAAATGTCACCGCGCCACCTCAAAAACCTCCAACGCCTCCTCTCCAAAACAGCGGAGTATTCTCCACGCAACACGCTCGGCAGCCACTGGAGACAATATCACGGTTGTAACTACTGGAAAGGAATGCTAGACCCTCTCGACGAGAATCTCCGGCGAGAAGTCGTTCGCTACGGCGAATTCGTACAAGCCGCGTATCATTACTTTCACACCGACCCAAACACGTCACAACACGATCATCCTCATGCACGCCACGTGTCACTCCCTGATAAATTCTACAAAGTAACAAAAAGCCTCTACGCCACGTCATCAATTGAATTACCCAAATGGGTCGGTAAATCCAACTGGATGAGCCAGAAATCCAGCTGGATCGGATATATCGCGGTTTGCGAGGACAGAAGAGAGATTTCACGTTTAGGAAGAAGAGATATTGTTATCTCTCTCCGTGGAACCGCCACGTGGCTTGAATGGGCCGAAAATATGAGGGCCCAATTAATAGAAACAGAGGCCCAAAACGGAAAAAAGCCCAAAGTGGAATGCGGGTTTCTTAGCTTATATAAAACCAAAGGTTCTAATGTCCCAAGCTTAGCCGAGTCGGTGGTCGAAGAAGTGAAACGGCTCATGGAAGTTTACAAAGGCGAAACGCTTAGTATAACGGTAACCGGACACAGCCTCGGCGCGGCTTTGGCTTTATTAGTAGCTGATGACGTTAGCACGTGTAGCCCACACGTGCCACCCGTGGCAGTTTTTTCCTTTGGTGGACCCAAAGTTGGTAACAAAGCTTATGGAAACAAAATCACAGCACAAAATGTAAAAGTTTTGAGAATAGTAAATTCCCAAGACGTTATCACTAGAGTTCCTGGTATGTTTGTTAGCGAAGAGTTCGAACAAAAACTAAGAAGTTTTAAGGTTGGTGGTTTTGTAGCTGACATGCTTGATGAGAAAACACCGTTGGCTTACTCGCACGTGGGAGCGGAGCTACGTGTGGATACGAAGATGTCGCCGTTTTTGAAGCCAGATGCTGACATGGCATGTTGTCATGACTTGGAGGCTTATTTACATTTAGTGGATGGTTTTTTGGCTTCGAATTGTCCTTTTAGAGCCAATGCGAAGAGAAGCTTGGCTAGGTTAATGCAGGATCAAAGTTCTAATGTAAAGAAATTGTATACTAATAAAGCTAAATCAATGAGTGTGAATATTGAAAAACAGAAATCTTGTTCCAGCTCTGAATGTTTGCCTAGTCCATCGTAA